aaaatatttttagattaatttattatgaaagggtataatggtaaatttagttgaaaacaaatgaaaactaaCTTCTCCCCtcccattcttcttcccttacgTCTCCACCTTCTGCTCATCTCCTCCTCCACTCTTTTCCGACCCTTCTCGCTGCATCTCCACCTCAAATCACGCAACGCTCCTCCTCACCCCGTCACCAGCTCCTTCCTCGCCGGAGACGCCGCCGGAGGTGGAATCCCTAGCTCGCCGTCCGACGCCTCGAGCAGATAGCCTAGATCGGCCGCGATTCGCCGGAATCCGACACCAATTCGACGATTCCTTCCTCAACCTCTCCGGATTCCCGCAATCCGACGCTGATTCGACGATTCTTTCCTCAGCCGCTCCGGATCCGTGACTGAAGTGGGAGAGAGTGATTTCCTCCTCGAAACTCTTCATGAACGAGTCGAGGTCGTGGATGGAAGTGCAGAGATCGGAATCCTCGTCGATTTCGGTCCAACAGATCCTCCCCAGCCGCTCCACCTCCGGCGAGTCAATCTCCTCCGACTCCGTCTCCGTTTCTGTTATGGAATTATCAATTAAGCTATTGCATAGTTGTATACTATGATGCTTAGAGAAGATTAAgtcaaatagttgttattttttaattacaataattgtttttgagttgttgacaatATATACAAGCTtttgacaagctgttgacatttgatatacaagctgatacattttactataagttgttgacatttgatatataaGCCGGTGACACTATGCcaactatggtgcatatcgtgtcaacggcacatacatgtcatgtcaactacacatacaagccatgtcaattacacgtacaaccatgtcaactgcacatagaaaccatgtcaacaacaattataagtcatgtcaactagacatataagccatgtcaacaatccgacacattaaaacacgaaatgacacttatacccccgtgttgacataatgtgatagctgttgacatttagttaatcttgtggattaatggctgatattgcatctcatttctcaatttagctacatAATCTCAACCTAGCAGCACCCCATATCTATATGCATATGGCTCTCTGTTCAGTTCGTTGAGTTTTAGAATATGCGTGAGGGAgtataaaaagttaaaaatggTGATTTATCCCAACAGATATGCGCGGCGAAGACTCAGAAAGAACGCAGTATTGCCAACTCAAACGCAGCTGTCACAAACCAAACATTCATAATCACTTATTGCCATTTTTTCTTGTCGGTGATATTCTACTAATTAATCTAGTTTTCGTGTCAAAACAAATGCTTCCTATTAAATACAAATTTGTTAACTTCCTATTGAAATAACTCATGGTCAACACAAACACTAATTACtctatattaatttattcatttaaGAATTTGGAGAGGCAGTTTAAACAAGAGATCATGTATTTGaagttaaaaataaataaataaaaacttaaaataTGTAGGACATCAATAACTCTTTCCTTTCAAGCCAATTAGCAAATTAATATCCATCAAAATTCAGAGATAATCCTAATTAAAACTGAAATTGAATAATTGCTGACAgccaatttttaaaaatataaaaaatattccaAAAAGTAAAATTTATTTCGATTAATATGAGTAGAAGAAGCAGAGAAAATCCGCTCTAGTCTTTTTCTTGAGTATCAGAATCAGAAGTCTCCGAATTTTCACACACTCTTCACCCTCAGAAAAACACACAATGCACGCGAAGACGGATTCGGAGGTGACGAGTCTGGCGCCGTCGTCGCCGGACAACCGTCCGCCGGTGTACTACGTGCAGAGTCCGTCGCGCGACTCGCACGACGGGGAGAAGACGACGACGTCGTTCCACTCGACGCCGGTGCTGGGGAGCCCCATGGGGTCTCCGCCGCGATCGCACTCCTCCGTCGGCCACCACTCCAGGGAGTCGTCCACCAGCCGCTTCTCTGGATCGCTCAAGCCGGGATCGAGGAAGGTATCGCCGAACGACGTCGGATCTGGGGCCAGGGGACCTCGCAAGGGCGGACAGGCGAATTGGAAGGACTGTGATGtgattgaagaagaaggattgctaGAAGATGAGGAGTCTCGGAAAGGTCTGCCGCGTAGATGCTATTTCCTTGCTTTTGTTGTCGGATTTTTTGTGCTGTTTTCGTTTTTCGCCTTGATTTTGTGGGGAGCTAGCAAACCGCAGAAGCCTAAGATCACGATGAAGGTGAGTTTCTCATTTCACTTCGCTTTTACTGATTTTTAATTGGTTGATTCTGAGCTCAGAATTAAGTGGAATTGAGAAACAAAGCTTGTTAGCTCTGTGGTTAGGATTTGATTACTTATTCTGGAaaattttttttgttcattGTGATTTGTATGGAACAATTTGTATAGTGTTTATGTTTTGGGGTGGTAGCAATGTAATTTGTTAGAATTTGAATTGCGTTGATGATGATGGATATGCACAAATGTGAATTTGTTGTGGAGCTGAGAAACAGAGCTAACAAGCTCTGTTATTAGGGTTTGGTTACTTATTGTGATGAAATTGTATTGAATTGTGATTTGTGTGAATCAATTTGCTTGGGGTTTATGATATTTGGGGGCGATGGCATTGTAATGTGATAGAATTCAGCTATTGAATTGAGTTAATGACACTTTACTGTTATCAATCAGAGCATTACATTTGAGAGATTCATGGTTCAAGCTGGATCGGATTCAACTGGGGTATCGACAGACATGATCTCTGTTAACTCGACAGTGAAGCTCACCTACCGTAACACAGGCACATTTTTCGGAGTTCACATCACCTCAACTCCGGTTGCTCTCACCTACTCGCAGCTCACCATTGGCTCTGGCACCGTAAGTCACTACTCTGTAAAACTCTTCTGAGAAATGACTCTGAGTGCCATTGAATGATTTTGGTTCGTGGCATTGCATTGCAGGTGAAGAAGTTCTACCAGTCACGGAAGAGCCAGAGGCACGTGGTTGTGACAGTCTTAGGTGACAAGATCCCGTTGTATGGTAGTGGAGCTAGTTTGAGCACCTCAACTGGGATCACCACGCTCCCTGTGCCGCTCAAACTGGAGTTCACAGTTCGGTCGAGGGCTTCTGTTCTGGGTAAACTGGTGAGGCCGAAATTCTACAAGAAGATCGAATGCCCCATCATTTACGATGTGAAGAAGCTCAACGTGCCCATCTCCCTCAAGAATTGCACTTACAGTTAAGGGGAGGGGaggggagaggagaggagaggattGATTGAGGTAATTTCATAGCACAGCTATATGTGCTGCAGAAAGAGGGCTAtcttctttgaaattttcagaTATTTATTAATACATGGGCTTAGTTAAATAAGAACGCTATCAATTATTCATGTGTCTGTTTATATTTTACAGAAGCCATTGTGTggcttattaatttaatttatttttggtaCACATTGAATTTTGATGAATCTTCAGTTTTGGCATAAAGGAAGTGTATGAACTTTTATAAAAGCAGCATTACCCATTATCAGCAATTCAAAACTGGTTGCTCACTTTAGTTTTCctttttatagtagtatttttatttaaataggtGCGTTCGATATATTCATGGTTGCGATGATCGACGAAATCATATGTTAGGTTTTTCGCTTTTCTGTTATTTTTTGTATAGATTCAGAGAAACTTCTCATGATGTTTTCCATATATCTGAAATCAATTGTATTAGCCATAAATCTTTTTCGAAGAATTCGAACATATGCTGCTTGCACACAACATGCTATAATCTAGTTGTGCCCGAAATGATAGAACGAACTACGTTTTTTTCTTGTTGAATTTGAAGATGTTTAGATCGTATAATTCAATTGTTCTTTCAAATCtaataaaatttgtttttcTCCATTTTCACATTGTTCATGATTCTTTTGTGAATTTTggttattaaataaatatggaGTGTTAAACAATAATGACTCGGTTGTCTATtgttctaattaaattaattgtagcaTTTGGTTTCTTAAATTGTGTTCGGATATGTAGATTAACTTAAGAATAGTAATAAATTTACATCAATTCATTACTTCTAATTGATTTTAAATGAATTAGTATTTTACATCCTTATCCTTTTACACCTATAATTTTTATCCTAGAGGAAGGTTGTTAGTGGTACTCCACTAGAACCATTACTGGTTTCAACTTATGCAAATTATTACTACATTCATTCAACATAATTTTTACGATACTGATTAAACTACACAAAACATGTAGTAAGGACGATCGAATGATCTACTTAATATATATTGCCGAGATTTATAATCAATTTGTTAAATACATTCTCTAATTATCTTTGTATTGTGAGTCGTATGTATCACTTCTATGCAAATTTCAAAATCTAAAGTTGAATTCGGATCATTGTTTAGTTCATTTGCGAACAATGTTTTGTGTTCATCATGAAATCCGTCCGAATATGTgttcaaaatattattaatgttaGCCATGATCATTACTCAAGTTCCTTCTATCTCTAACGATATATCATGATTCATGAGTTCAGTTATATTGTCGTACATGGCACTGCAATATATAAAGTACAGTAATTCAGAGTAGCAATGACATATTAGAAAGAAAAATCGAAAgaatggaaaatataaaaaattcagcTATGGTAAATGCCATATGACAGCTATACAAATCATGCATATGACCCATTTCTAGGCCCACAGCCACTCTCACTCCATTGCAACTCTTTCAAGTCCAACCCATTTTTTCGGTGGCTTTTGAGAGAatttttacttttaaattttttatttctatttttaattgatACCACTAGTTTTTATATACTTTTaatttttctgaaaatagatTTTCACCCTATTAGgcataaaaatcattttatttgACTTATGGACATAGCTGAGccaatttatttgaaattaatctTCTGCTAATGACATCCACTAATTTGTCAATAATGATGAATTGATTGTGAGATAACTAAGGGCTTCACCACCAAAGTGTATCTTCGGAGAGAACTTTGCACCAACCGTTTGTCCCAAAAGACACAGATTAGACATCGTaggtaggggtggcaaatcgtgcgtgttgtgtcgttatcgtgtcgacacgataacgacacgacgcgataacaacaaacacgaacatgacccgttaagaaaactccagacacgaacacgacccgctaccctcagacacgaacacgacacgaaccaattaacgacacgaaccacttcgggtcaacacgacacgataacaacacatatatgaTACGACACAATAACGACACTTTAATAATACGACCTGATAACACAATAGGATAAAAAACTTAAAATCTAAGTACGCTGTCTCATCGTACACGTTCACCCTAcacgttagaaaagaaacatgcagagctgagtacttgatatactcagtgagcaTAAGGCCCAAAATAAGTTCCATTTAATTTGTCAGCCCtgagtgaacacggggtttttatttaaaaaggctcgagtcactaaattcctttcatttcataaaattgattgcgcaatcacataaacatagataccatatctgaacgtatgtgaaccgggaatgtggccacattccacgacggtcactggaccggccaactcgaaagctagctcacggtccccatatgtgtacactagttcgagtagggtttgcggccttattgggacccgaattcgatttaacatgttTGGCATATCCAAGCAGATAGGTAATCGTAAAACAAAATATGGCGTGACAAACATATTTAAAACATATTCACATTTTCATACAAAATCACGTTTTGAAAAGAATGCCCACCTGGTTTGCTTAATCTCTCAATTGAACGTCCCTCGGCTTGGTCTCACTTGACGTGCGACGACGCCCCTTTATAACAATAAGTATACttaaattagacttaagaaactATTTATATAGCGTGCATGCATTCCTAAGCGTGtgatcattttcattttctttttcctaaatccataaaatccTTAAGTATTAATTACAACAagcaatttaatttatttgggaaTTTGCCGAATTATTCGAGCATCAGTTAAATTCCGGAAATTTTACCTTTAAATGCCGTGAAAATAAACAACGACTACCCATAATTTAATTGGCAAAACATTAGGAAAGCCTATCGACCAAATTAGACTTTTAGTCATGCTTGTATCTTTTATTTGGTGGTCCGTtctatgatttaatttatcATTAGTCCATTCTCAAATTTAATTCTCTTGGATTAAATATAAGATGGGATTAAATTTGTAAGGTCCAGTTTAATTCATTGTTGGCTAAATTCTACAATGACCAACATATGTTATGGTACAAGAATTAGAAGTCAAAGATCCAAGGGTTAATATTAGTGGCCCAAAAGAATTAAAATTGATGGTCCAAAGGAAATTAAAACCGGgcccaaattaattattttcagcCTGCCACCATCTCCGACGAATCGACGCCAACGTGCATCGATCTCTCGCCCTTTCCTCTTCGGAACAGAAAGGCAGGGCCTAATCGTGCAGATGCGGCAGCGCTCCTCTTCCTCTCGCGGCGGAGTCACCGATGGGAAGAAGGCGTCGCCTTTTCCACTCCATGGCGTCGCTCCTCGATTAACCACCGTCGACCGCAGCAGCGTGTACACCTCCCTCGCCGTCGCCGGTTGTTGTACCGTGGAGCCCGTACGGCTGCCGCCGCGATGGTTCGTCGGAGCAGCCCTTCGGCTTCAAAGATAAGTCTTCGATTTTACCCCACTAGACGATTATGATTGGTATTCCTAGTTTTTTGGAGAGTCGAGCATGTGGCAGATTTACAAATGAACTTATGCTTAGAGTTATAAGTTAATTTGTCGTTTGTAGGGGATGATTCGACATTATTTGGAGGAAGCTTGTGTAAATATGAGGTTTCTTCCTTATGTTATGTGTATTTGCTAACTACTAATTTCGATGAATAAGCAGTGGCATGCTGCCTTTAAATTCTAGTGTCTCTACATTGATGAACTTGTTGGTTAAATGCATTACTTGTAGTTTCAAGCTACTAACTTATGTTTCCAGGCATGCTGCCCTTTTGAACACTCTATAGTGAAGGTTGATAATGCTCTTGAAATCTAACATGTGGTGATTCCTAGTATAAGGTGTGACTATAATGACATGGTTCATGTTTGAGTTGGAGAGAAAACGGTGGAGGTTACCTTCTTTGCACTACTCTGATTCCTCCTTCTAGTCTCATTCTCTCTCACTCTTTAACTCACtaatttgcaatgatatgtggTGGTGAGGGAGGCAAGGCCTAGGGGatacaacatatatatatatatattatatatatatatatatatatatatatggcatGTGTAACTGAAAGCCTGCAAGGCTGATTGTGTGTGCAGGGAAAGGGGTCCCTAGTTGATTATATGTTGGCTGTTCTCCTGCAATAGTACAGGGCGCGTACCCCTGTGAAAATAAATGCAATTGTATCCTCATTTGTTACCCTACTGCAGTGGCCTCAGTTTCTCTGTCTCTTGCAGCGTTCTCACGAGTTTTTATGCGATTTTGCAGGTGTAACAGCTCTGCAATGTGGTTAACTGAAACCCTGCAGCTGAAACTCTGCAGAGCTGTTGTGGCTGTGGCTTTTTCCTTGGCTCGTAGCAGCTGGACATGGGCTGGGGAGTGCTGGCTGCCCCTTTTGGTAAGTCTTTCCTACTTCTCCCAAAAAAGCTCTGCTGCCCCTTTCCTCTTCCTATGGAACATGTATTCTTTTGATCTTGTTTGCTAGTTTTTATACTTAGATTGCTTTAATTGATGTGGTCTTGTATTGTAGACCTTGGAGAGGAATAGCCTATCTCGCGGCTTGAAAACTTGAAAATTCTCGGTCCAACGCCCGCTCCGGACACGGGTCGTGAAGTGTGGCTTGGCTCGAAGGAGAGGCCCACGTTTTTCCTATTTGTATACCCTCACTTGTAAACATAGTTACTTAGGTATATGTAATAGATTTTGTTAGAACCAAAACCTTAACTCttagttttttttcttgtgTAATCTAAGTTATTTTCTTTATACTATTTCTTGTGTAAGCTAAGACATAGCTTGTAGTACTACCACGTTCGGAATAAACGAACGCAAACTCATTCTTACTCGAACCTTGCTTGTTCCCTTTATTTCTGGATCTATGTTAGCCATTATTCGTGCAAAAACCTAACATATGAATCGTATATTTCCTCGAAATTAAGGTAATTAGGGAAAGGCATTCGCTTCatagttttaaattattttataacgTTAAGGCAATTAAGTCGTAGTCATTACAGCagcttaataaaaaaataatctgaAATGTTGACAAACCCACTTTTGCAAAGAAAGAACCACAACCTAATCAAAGATAATCGAAATGTCGACCAATTAACTTTTGCAAAGAAGGAACTGCAACTTAATCAAAGATAATCATAAATGTCGACAAACCCTAAAGAACCACAAATGTATACCAAACATAATCAAAGATAATTCACACTACCATATGTTCAACGATCAGATGTAACTCATGTCCAGGGGTGTTGGGGTACAGGTTTGTAAGCCTCCATCTATAAATTCAAAACCATAAACAAAATCATGAAATATCATTTAAAATTATACACACTAACAAATCAAATTTTACCTTCTCCTTCCTCGATAATAAGACCTTCAAATTATCACCGATGgcaatttgtttttctttttggatttGCAACCGACAACAACACGACTTTGGATTCAATCACTTTCCTCACGAGATACAACCGAATTTCCTTGATTGTGGGATAACCAAGGATTTCACCACCAAAGTGTATCTCCGGACAGAACTTTGCACCAACCGGTTATCCAAAAATCCATAGGTCAGACATTGTAGTAGTGGGAATTTCTGTCAATTTCTTCAGAGGATTGGATCACCAACTGTTATATTAAAATCTAGAAAAGGTTAAGGacataatactattaaaaattaaataatcttaAAGAACATATAAAAAGCTAAATACTTATTATGTGGTATTGACTTGATCACAACGATGAGATAATATAAGTACATTGTTGCACTTAATCCAACACCGAGTCCATGCATTATGTACGAGT
The sequence above is drawn from the Salvia splendens isolate huo1 unplaced genomic scaffold, SspV2 ctg1054, whole genome shotgun sequence genome and encodes:
- the LOC121788476 gene encoding uncharacterized protein LOC121788476; protein product: MHAKTDSEVTSLAPSSPDNRPPVYYVQSPSRDSHDGEKTTTSFHSTPVLGSPMGSPPRSHSSVGHHSRESSTSRFSGSLKPGSRKVSPNDVGSGARGPRKGGQANWKDCDVIEEEGLLEDEESRKGLPRRCYFLAFVVGFFVLFSFFALILWGASKPQKPKITMKSITFERFMVQAGSDSTGVSTDMISVNSTVKLTYRNTGTFFGVHITSTPVALTYSQLTIGSGTVKKFYQSRKSQRHVVVTVLGDKIPLYGSGASLSTSTGITTLPVPLKLEFTVRSRASVLGKLVRPKFYKKIECPIIYDVKKLNVPISLKNCTYS